A portion of the Bombina bombina isolate aBomBom1 chromosome 9, aBomBom1.pri, whole genome shotgun sequence genome contains these proteins:
- the LOC128639471 gene encoding steroidogenic acute regulatory protein, mitochondrial-like, producing the protein MLPATLKLCCGISHKHLQKLTGLQRTAVGAFGKEMSMFILNKTHSYFPNIAHSVHGTIYKSLGINRDQSRSDNFPLSSRASCYLNQAEDILHTSMATLHQKDGWQAEIHQENGDWILSKTVPRIGKVFRAEAIIDSPPEFIYTQLFEKLEEMDRWNPSISKVQILERLGRNTLLTREVTSEIPGNLISQRDFVSVRHCCRMGTSFYLVGTAAFSDLMPPQKGMIRAEAGLTCIVLRPLEGDRKKTHMTWLLSLDLKGWIPKSLTNQALSQSQADFLSHLRKHLYLSAQKM; encoded by the exons ATGCTCCCTGCAACTCTAAAGCTTTGCTGTGGGATCTCACACAAACATCTGCAGAAACTGACTG gtCTGCAAAGAACAGCAGTGGGAGCCTTTGGAAAAGAAATgtcaatgtttattttaaataagacCCACAGCTACTTCCCAAATATAGCTCATTCTGTACACGGAACCATCTATAAAAGTTTAG GGATTAATAGAGACCAAAGCCGTTCAGACAATTTCCCGCTATCAAGCAGAGCATCCTGTTATCTTAATCAGGCAGAAGATATTCTTCACACGTCTATGGCAACGCTGCACCAAAAAGATGGCTGGCAAGCTGAAATTCACCAG gaaAATGGAGATTGGATTCTCAGTAAAACAGTTCCAAGGATAGGAAAAGTATTTCGAGCTGAAGCAATCATAGATTCCCCCCCTGAGTTTATCTACACTCAACTCTTTGAAAAGCTTGAGGAAATGGATAGATGGAATCCAAGCATCAGTAAAGTGCAG ATTCTTGAAAGACTTGGAAGAAATACACTCTTGACACGAGAAGTAACATCAGAGATTCCAGGAAATCTTATCAGCCAAAGGGACTTTGTCAGCGTTAGGCACTGCTGTAGAATGGGGACCTCATTCTATCTTGTTGGGACTGCAGCCTTCTCGGATCTGATGCCCCCACAAAAAGGAATGATAAG GGCTGAAGCTGGGCTTACCTGCATCGTTCTTCGACCACTTGAGGGGGACAGGAAAAAGACGCACATGACTTGGCTTCTGAGTTTGGACCTTAAG GGCTGGATACCCAAGTCTTTAACAAACCAGGCTCTGTCACAGTCTCAAGCAGATTTCCTCAGTCACTTAAGGAAACACCTATATTTGTCAGCACAGAAGATGTAA